A window of Corvus hawaiiensis isolate bCorHaw1 chromosome 17, bCorHaw1.pri.cur, whole genome shotgun sequence contains these coding sequences:
- the DYNLRB1 gene encoding dynein light chain roadblock-type 1 — MSLKPDPDPPQPREAGGDSWGLRGTQGGVPGAVPPRARSASGAAPGPRRGGGGGGSIMAEVEETLKRIQSQKGVQGIIVVNSEGIPIKSTIDNSTTIQYAGLMHSFIMKARSTVRDIDPQNDLTFLRIRSKKNEIMVAPDKDYFLIVIQNPTE; from the exons ATGTCCCTAAAGCCGGATCCCGATCCGCCGCAGCCCCGGGAGGCTGGCGGAGATTCGTGGGGGCTCCGAGGGACTCAGGGAGGTGTTCCCGGCGCGGTCCCGCCCCGAGCTCGAAGCGCTtccggggcagcgccggggccgagacggggcggaggcggcggcggctcgATCATG GCTGAGGTGGAGGAAACACTGAAGCGAATCCAGAGCCAGAAGGGAGTGCAGGGAATCATCGTGGTTAATTCGGAAG GTATTCCCATCAAGAGCACCATAGACAACTCCACCACCATTCAGTACGCCGGCCTCATGCACAGCTTCATCATGAAGGCCAGGAGCACCGTGCGGGACATCGATCCCCAGAACGACCTCACATTCCTGCGGATCCGCTCCAAGAAGAACGAAATCATGGTTGCTCCAG